A genomic segment from Melanotaenia boesemani isolate fMelBoe1 chromosome 9, fMelBoe1.pri, whole genome shotgun sequence encodes:
- the eif3k gene encoding eukaryotic translation initiation factor 3 subunit K isoform X4 yields MASSFEQMRANVGRLLRGIDRYNPENLVTLERYVETQARENAYDLEANLAVLKLYQFNPAYFQTHVTSQILLKALTNLPHTDFTLCKCMIDQTHQEERPIRQILYLGNLLETCHFQSFWTSLEENRELIDGITGFEDSVRKFICHVVGITYQTIEHRLLAEMLGDPLDTQVKVWMNKYGWTENEDGQIFIYNQEESIKPKNIVEKIDFESVSSIMATSQ; encoded by the exons ATGGCGTCATCCTTTGAGCAAATGAGGGCGAACGTTGGGAGACTCTTGCGAGGAATTGATAG GTACAACCCAGAAAACCTTGTGACGCTGGAGCGCTATGTCGAGACGCAAGCCAGAGAGAATGCCTATGACCTGGAAGCAAATCTGGCTGTGCTGAAGCT GTACCAGTTTAATCCAGCCTACTTCCAGACTCATGTAACTTCACAGATTCTGCTGAAGGCTCTGACCAACCTGCCACACACTGACTTCACTCTATGCAAGTGCATGATTGACCAGACACAC CAAGAGGAACGACCCATCAGACAGATCCTCTACCTTGGGAACCTGCTGGAGACTTGTCACTTCCAGAGCTTCTGG ACGAGTCTTGAGGAGAACAGAGAGCTCATTGACGGCATTACTGGTTTTGAGGACTCCGTTCGCAAGT TCATCTGCCATGTAGTGGGCATCACCTACCAGACCATTGAGCATCGGTTACTGGCTGAGATGCTGGGAGACCCACTGG acacacaggtgAAGGTTTGGATGAATAAGTACGGCTGGACAGAGAATGAGGACGGACAGATCTTCATCTACAACCAGGAGGAGAGCATCAAGCCCAAGAACATTGTGGAGAAGATCGACTTTGAGA GTGTTTCCAGCATCATGGCCACGTCACAGTGA
- the eif3k gene encoding eukaryotic translation initiation factor 3 subunit K isoform X2, translated as MASSFEQMRANVGRLLRGIDRYNPENLVTLERYVETQARENAYDLEANLAVLKLYQFNPAYFQTHVTSQILLKALTNLPHTDFTLCKCMIDQTHQQEERPIRQILYLGNLLETCHFQSFWTSLEENRELIDGITGFEDSVRKFICHVVGITYQTIEHRLLAEMLGDPLDTQVKVWMNKYGWTENEDGQIFIYNQEESIKPKNIVEKIDFESVSSIMATSQ; from the exons ATGGCGTCATCCTTTGAGCAAATGAGGGCGAACGTTGGGAGACTCTTGCGAGGAATTGATAG GTACAACCCAGAAAACCTTGTGACGCTGGAGCGCTATGTCGAGACGCAAGCCAGAGAGAATGCCTATGACCTGGAAGCAAATCTGGCTGTGCTGAAGCT GTACCAGTTTAATCCAGCCTACTTCCAGACTCATGTAACTTCACAGATTCTGCTGAAGGCTCTGACCAACCTGCCACACACTGACTTCACTCTATGCAAGTGCATGATTGACCAGACACAC CAGCAAGAGGAACGACCCATCAGACAGATCCTCTACCTTGGGAACCTGCTGGAGACTTGTCACTTCCAGAGCTTCTGG ACGAGTCTTGAGGAGAACAGAGAGCTCATTGACGGCATTACTGGTTTTGAGGACTCCGTTCGCAAGT TCATCTGCCATGTAGTGGGCATCACCTACCAGACCATTGAGCATCGGTTACTGGCTGAGATGCTGGGAGACCCACTGG acacacaggtgAAGGTTTGGATGAATAAGTACGGCTGGACAGAGAATGAGGACGGACAGATCTTCATCTACAACCAGGAGGAGAGCATCAAGCCCAAGAACATTGTGGAGAAGATCGACTTTGAGA GTGTTTCCAGCATCATGGCCACGTCACAGTGA
- the eif3k gene encoding eukaryotic translation initiation factor 3 subunit K isoform X3 translates to MASSFEQMRANVGRLLRGIDRYNPENLVTLERYVETQARENAYDLEANLAVLKLYQFNPAYFQTHVTSQILLKALTNLPHTDFTLCKCMIDQTHQEERPIRQILYLGNLLETCHFQSFWTSLEENRELIDGITGFEDSVRKFICHVVGITYQTIEHRLLAEMLGDPLDTQVKVWMNKYGWTENEDGQIFIYNQEESIKPKNIVEKIDFESECCRSSLFTN, encoded by the exons ATGGCGTCATCCTTTGAGCAAATGAGGGCGAACGTTGGGAGACTCTTGCGAGGAATTGATAG GTACAACCCAGAAAACCTTGTGACGCTGGAGCGCTATGTCGAGACGCAAGCCAGAGAGAATGCCTATGACCTGGAAGCAAATCTGGCTGTGCTGAAGCT GTACCAGTTTAATCCAGCCTACTTCCAGACTCATGTAACTTCACAGATTCTGCTGAAGGCTCTGACCAACCTGCCACACACTGACTTCACTCTATGCAAGTGCATGATTGACCAGACACAC CAAGAGGAACGACCCATCAGACAGATCCTCTACCTTGGGAACCTGCTGGAGACTTGTCACTTCCAGAGCTTCTGG ACGAGTCTTGAGGAGAACAGAGAGCTCATTGACGGCATTACTGGTTTTGAGGACTCCGTTCGCAAGT TCATCTGCCATGTAGTGGGCATCACCTACCAGACCATTGAGCATCGGTTACTGGCTGAGATGCTGGGAGACCCACTGG acacacaggtgAAGGTTTGGATGAATAAGTACGGCTGGACAGAGAATGAGGACGGACAGATCTTCATCTACAACCAGGAGGAGAGCATCAAGCCCAAGAACATTGTGGAGAAGATCGACTTTGAGAGTGAGTGCTGTCGCTCCAGCTTGTTCACAAACTGA
- the eif3k gene encoding eukaryotic translation initiation factor 3 subunit K isoform X1 — protein MASSFEQMRANVGRLLRGIDRYNPENLVTLERYVETQARENAYDLEANLAVLKLYQFNPAYFQTHVTSQILLKALTNLPHTDFTLCKCMIDQTHQQEERPIRQILYLGNLLETCHFQSFWTSLEENRELIDGITGFEDSVRKFICHVVGITYQTIEHRLLAEMLGDPLDTQVKVWMNKYGWTENEDGQIFIYNQEESIKPKNIVEKIDFESECCRSSLFTN, from the exons ATGGCGTCATCCTTTGAGCAAATGAGGGCGAACGTTGGGAGACTCTTGCGAGGAATTGATAG GTACAACCCAGAAAACCTTGTGACGCTGGAGCGCTATGTCGAGACGCAAGCCAGAGAGAATGCCTATGACCTGGAAGCAAATCTGGCTGTGCTGAAGCT GTACCAGTTTAATCCAGCCTACTTCCAGACTCATGTAACTTCACAGATTCTGCTGAAGGCTCTGACCAACCTGCCACACACTGACTTCACTCTATGCAAGTGCATGATTGACCAGACACAC CAGCAAGAGGAACGACCCATCAGACAGATCCTCTACCTTGGGAACCTGCTGGAGACTTGTCACTTCCAGAGCTTCTGG ACGAGTCTTGAGGAGAACAGAGAGCTCATTGACGGCATTACTGGTTTTGAGGACTCCGTTCGCAAGT TCATCTGCCATGTAGTGGGCATCACCTACCAGACCATTGAGCATCGGTTACTGGCTGAGATGCTGGGAGACCCACTGG acacacaggtgAAGGTTTGGATGAATAAGTACGGCTGGACAGAGAATGAGGACGGACAGATCTTCATCTACAACCAGGAGGAGAGCATCAAGCCCAAGAACATTGTGGAGAAGATCGACTTTGAGAGTGAGTGCTGTCGCTCCAGCTTGTTCACAAACTGA